One part of the Streptomyces lienomycini genome encodes these proteins:
- the cobT gene encoding nicotinate-nucleotide--dimethylbenzimidazole phosphoribosyltransferase → MTDTGQIPGEGLPENAGMVEQPGVPVPGAYTYLSEATAEDEDLLLLPGAQSAWGNEVAPPAPEPVVETVHQPGPHEMSGRDSGSVDLGGVRLPEPAQDAAPAQVPPRRPLHLGPPIPDTSASPVRSLADRGPADAPVRHPGPPTAGPEYLDVPQATAMPPQAAAPWGAQPAPRAQEAPASTGAGHAETVAPVPEQAAEPVGAAQALVTRVATEAVAATGVPTGGAGESGEPDGEPAPPSPQVAAPAEEAAPAPEAAAAAPVAEPAHEGQDLAETVEAHEAPGVDETAQEPESPEQSEPVEAPLGAPAEEAEALEEPLADAAEAPEPEHVQTPDAPPAAAEPEDTAPEAAATEAPAPEAAEPAPAPAPEAAEQPVPVRDEDAQPQPEAQPVPQAVASQPDVHAVPQAVAGPAAEVRSATEPQADAHPDAEHLPASHAPQPAQGPQSLVDADVPPEAAVADSAPEPVAADTPPEGTAVPQAHPDRSVAGFTPVDGGQVPTAPHLAPTPPEAVPVPREAPAPEPVVTQPVAPGPVVAPHPVAEAPEAPVPAPRESEPALVQNADDLDTRGAGQEDEAAVPEPAAAHEEPAPGEETAPQEETGEDPHDLSTATAEAEVATEVAEAPRPTGPAAPAYDDAEREAVLKVMRERRDIRNGFRGDPIPHEVLLRVLEAAHTAPSVGHSQPWDFVVIRSADTRRAMHELATRQRDAYAKSLPKGRAKQFKELKIEAILDTPVNIVVTADPTRGGRHTLGRHTQPQMAPYSSALAVENLWLAARAEGLGVGWVSFFDEREMVRALGLPEHLDIVAYLCVGYVDEFPDEPELMQAGWSKRRPLSWVVHEETYGRRALPGEAPHDLLAETVAQIRPLDAKALGEAWERQKRMTKPAGALGMLEIISAQLSGLSRQCPPPIPEPAAVAVFAGDHGVHAQGVTPWPQEVTAQMVANFLGGGAVCNAFATQVGAEVCVVDVGVATDLPATPGLLPRKVRAGTSDMTTGLAMTREEAKQAIEVGIETARDLVAAGNKALLTGEMGIANTTASAALISVFTGADPAEVTGRGTGINDETLVRKTEVVRRALELHQPDPADPIGVLAAIGGFEHAAMVGLLLGGASLRTPVILDGVSAGAAALVARAIAPEVLAACIAGHRSAEPGHVAALNKLGLRPLVDLDLRLGEGTGALLALPMVQSTARAMHEVATFDSAGVTEK, encoded by the coding sequence ATGACCGACACCGGCCAGATCCCGGGCGAGGGGCTGCCGGAGAACGCAGGCATGGTGGAGCAGCCGGGCGTCCCCGTACCCGGCGCTTACACCTACCTCTCCGAGGCCACAGCCGAGGACGAGGACCTGTTGTTGCTGCCGGGAGCCCAGAGTGCCTGGGGCAACGAGGTCGCGCCGCCGGCGCCGGAGCCGGTCGTGGAGACCGTGCACCAGCCGGGCCCGCACGAGATGTCCGGCCGTGACAGCGGCTCGGTCGACCTCGGCGGTGTCCGCCTGCCCGAGCCGGCGCAGGACGCCGCGCCCGCCCAGGTCCCCCCGCGCAGGCCCCTGCACCTCGGCCCGCCCATCCCCGACACCTCCGCCAGCCCGGTCCGTTCCCTGGCCGACCGCGGCCCCGCCGACGCGCCCGTACGCCACCCCGGCCCGCCCACCGCGGGCCCCGAGTACCTCGACGTGCCGCAGGCCACCGCGATGCCTCCGCAGGCGGCGGCTCCCTGGGGCGCGCAGCCGGCACCGCGGGCCCAGGAGGCCCCGGCGAGCACCGGAGCGGGGCATGCGGAAACGGTTGCTCCGGTACCGGAACAGGCGGCCGAGCCGGTGGGCGCCGCCCAGGCGCTCGTCACCCGCGTGGCGACGGAGGCCGTGGCCGCGACGGGCGTGCCGACCGGAGGCGCCGGGGAGTCCGGCGAACCGGACGGGGAACCCGCGCCGCCGTCCCCACAGGTCGCCGCCCCCGCGGAGGAGGCCGCACCGGCTCCGGAAGCGGCCGCCGCGGCACCCGTGGCCGAACCCGCACACGAGGGCCAGGACCTCGCGGAGACCGTGGAGGCCCACGAGGCCCCCGGAGTCGACGAGACCGCGCAGGAACCCGAGTCCCCCGAGCAGTCGGAGCCGGTCGAGGCTCCGCTCGGAGCACCGGCAGAGGAAGCCGAAGCGCTCGAAGAGCCCTTGGCCGACGCCGCCGAGGCGCCCGAGCCCGAACACGTCCAGACGCCGGACGCGCCCCCGGCCGCCGCGGAACCGGAAGACACTGCTCCGGAAGCCGCCGCCACCGAAGCCCCGGCCCCCGAGGCCGCGGAACCCGCGCCGGCCCCGGCACCGGAGGCCGCGGAGCAGCCCGTACCGGTGCGGGACGAGGACGCCCAGCCGCAGCCGGAGGCCCAGCCCGTACCGCAGGCCGTGGCTTCCCAGCCGGACGTCCACGCCGTACCGCAGGCTGTCGCCGGGCCCGCCGCCGAGGTCCGGTCCGCGACCGAGCCGCAGGCCGACGCCCACCCCGATGCCGAGCACCTCCCGGCCTCGCACGCACCGCAGCCCGCTCAGGGCCCCCAGTCCCTCGTGGACGCCGACGTACCGCCGGAAGCGGCCGTGGCCGACAGCGCGCCGGAGCCCGTGGCGGCCGACACGCCTCCCGAGGGCACCGCCGTACCGCAGGCGCACCCCGACCGTTCGGTGGCCGGGTTCACGCCGGTCGACGGAGGGCAGGTGCCCACCGCCCCGCACCTCGCGCCCACGCCGCCCGAGGCCGTCCCGGTCCCGCGCGAGGCCCCGGCGCCGGAGCCCGTCGTCACGCAACCGGTGGCCCCCGGACCGGTGGTGGCCCCGCACCCGGTGGCCGAGGCCCCCGAGGCCCCGGTACCGGCGCCGCGCGAGTCCGAGCCCGCACTCGTACAGAACGCCGACGACCTGGACACCCGCGGCGCCGGCCAGGAAGACGAGGCCGCGGTGCCGGAACCGGCCGCGGCACACGAGGAGCCCGCGCCCGGCGAGGAGACCGCGCCCCAGGAAGAGACCGGGGAAGACCCGCACGACCTGAGCACGGCCACGGCCGAGGCCGAGGTCGCGACCGAGGTCGCGGAGGCACCGCGACCCACCGGCCCGGCGGCCCCCGCCTACGACGACGCCGAGCGCGAGGCCGTACTGAAGGTCATGCGCGAGCGCCGGGACATCCGCAACGGCTTCCGCGGCGACCCCATTCCGCACGAGGTGCTGCTCCGTGTCCTGGAGGCCGCGCACACCGCGCCCTCCGTGGGCCACTCGCAGCCCTGGGACTTCGTCGTCATCCGCTCCGCCGACACCCGGCGCGCGATGCACGAACTGGCGACGCGTCAGCGCGACGCGTACGCCAAGTCGCTGCCCAAGGGCCGGGCCAAGCAGTTCAAGGAACTGAAGATCGAGGCCATCCTCGACACCCCCGTCAACATCGTCGTCACCGCCGACCCGACCCGCGGCGGCCGGCACACCCTCGGCCGCCACACGCAGCCGCAGATGGCGCCGTACTCCTCCGCGCTCGCCGTCGAGAACCTCTGGCTCGCCGCCCGCGCCGAGGGCCTCGGCGTCGGCTGGGTCAGCTTCTTCGACGAGCGCGAGATGGTCCGCGCCCTCGGCCTGCCCGAGCACCTGGACATCGTCGCCTACCTGTGCGTCGGCTACGTCGACGAGTTCCCGGACGAGCCCGAGCTGATGCAGGCCGGCTGGTCCAAGCGCCGCCCGCTGTCCTGGGTGGTCCACGAGGAGACGTACGGCCGCCGCGCCCTGCCCGGCGAGGCGCCGCACGACCTGCTCGCCGAGACCGTCGCCCAGATCCGCCCGCTGGACGCCAAGGCGCTCGGCGAGGCCTGGGAGCGGCAGAAGCGCATGACCAAGCCGGCCGGTGCGCTCGGCATGCTGGAGATCATCTCCGCGCAGCTGTCCGGGCTGTCCCGGCAGTGCCCGCCGCCCATCCCGGAGCCCGCGGCCGTCGCGGTCTTCGCCGGCGACCACGGCGTGCACGCCCAGGGCGTCACCCCCTGGCCGCAGGAGGTCACCGCCCAGATGGTGGCCAACTTCCTGGGCGGGGGAGCGGTCTGCAACGCCTTCGCCACCCAGGTCGGCGCCGAGGTCTGCGTCGTGGACGTCGGGGTCGCCACCGACCTGCCCGCCACGCCGGGCCTGCTGCCGCGCAAGGTCCGCGCGGGCACGTCCGACATGACGACCGGCCTCGCGATGACCCGCGAGGAGGCCAAGCAGGCCATCGAGGTCGGCATCGAGACCGCCCGCGACCTGGTGGCGGCCGGCAACAAGGCGCTGCTCACCGGCGAGATGGGCATCGCGAACACCACCGCGTCCGCCGCGCTCATCTCCGTCTTCACCGGCGCCGACCCGGCCGAGGTCACCGGCCGCGGCACCGGCATCAACGACGAGACGCTGGTCCGCAAGACCGAGGTCGTCCGCCGCGCCCTCGAACTCCACCAGCCGGACCCGGCCGACCCGATCGGCGTCCTCGCGGCGATCGGCGGGTTCGAGCACGCGGCCATGGTCGGTCTGCTCCTCGGCGGCGCCTCCCTGCGCACCCCGGTGATCCTGGACGGCGTCAGCGCGGGTGCCGCCGCCCTGGTGGCCCGCGCGATCGCCCCCGAGGTCCTGGCGGCCTGCATCGCCGGTCACCGCAGCGCCGAGCCCGGCCATGTCGCCGCGCTCAACAAGCTCGGCCTGCGCCCGCTGGTCGACCTCGACCTCCGCCTCGGCGAGGGCACCGGCGCCCTGCTCGCGCTCCCGATGGTGCAGAGCACGGCACGGGCCATGCACGAGGTGGCGACGTTCGACTCGGCGGGCGTCACCGAGAAGTAA
- the cbiE gene encoding precorrin-6y C5,15-methyltransferase (decarboxylating) subunit CbiE yields MADRVTVIGWDGSPLTAAARSALGAATLVAGAAHHLALPEVPPAAERIRLGSVALAARRLAAHRGTTVVLADGDPGFFGVVRTLRAPEFGLEVEVVPAVSSVAAAFARAGMPWDDAHVVVAHPRTLRRAVNVCRAHTKVAVLTSPGAGPAELGLLMEGIHRTFVICEELGTTRERVTVVTSDKAADHTWRDPNVVIVAGGSAAPATTGDGTGWVAGRDPATGPRGWSLPAAAYGGELGEGETDLLRTAQLARLGPRLGDLVWDIGCGSGAFATEAARGGAAVIAVDRDPDACARTEATARHFGVQLQTVRGSAPHILENLPEPDVVRVGGGGAAVVSAVADRRPQRIVAHAATRDAAELVGRDLTEHGYRVECALLQSVGLDTRAWTETERSVAFLLSGEIVRRESPR; encoded by the coding sequence ATGGCCGACCGGGTCACGGTGATCGGCTGGGACGGTTCGCCGCTGACCGCCGCGGCACGCTCCGCACTGGGTGCCGCCACGCTCGTGGCCGGTGCCGCCCACCACCTGGCACTTCCCGAGGTACCCCCCGCCGCCGAACGCATCCGCCTCGGCAGCGTCGCCCTCGCCGCCCGCCGCCTCGCCGCCCACCGCGGCACCACGGTCGTGCTGGCCGACGGCGACCCCGGCTTCTTCGGCGTCGTACGCACCCTGCGGGCCCCCGAGTTCGGCCTGGAGGTCGAGGTCGTCCCCGCCGTCTCCTCCGTGGCCGCCGCCTTCGCCCGCGCCGGCATGCCCTGGGACGACGCACACGTGGTCGTCGCCCACCCCCGCACCCTGCGACGCGCGGTGAACGTGTGCCGGGCCCACACCAAGGTCGCGGTCCTCACCTCACCGGGCGCCGGACCGGCCGAACTCGGCCTGCTGATGGAGGGCATCCACCGCACCTTCGTCATCTGCGAGGAACTCGGCACCACCCGCGAACGGGTCACCGTCGTCACCTCCGACAAGGCAGCCGACCACACCTGGCGCGACCCGAACGTCGTCATCGTGGCCGGCGGCAGCGCGGCCCCGGCCACCACGGGCGACGGCACCGGCTGGGTCGCGGGACGGGACCCCGCCACCGGACCGCGCGGCTGGTCCCTGCCCGCCGCGGCGTACGGCGGTGAACTGGGCGAGGGCGAGACCGACCTGCTCCGCACGGCCCAACTCGCCCGGCTCGGACCGCGCCTCGGCGACCTCGTGTGGGACATCGGCTGCGGCAGCGGCGCCTTCGCCACCGAGGCCGCCCGCGGCGGCGCCGCCGTCATCGCGGTCGACCGCGACCCGGACGCCTGCGCCCGCACCGAGGCCACGGCACGGCACTTCGGCGTACAGCTCCAGACCGTGCGCGGCAGTGCCCCGCACATCCTGGAGAACCTCCCCGAACCGGACGTCGTACGCGTCGGCGGCGGGGGAGCGGCCGTGGTCTCCGCGGTCGCCGACCGCCGCCCGCAGCGCATCGTCGCGCACGCCGCCACCCGCGACGCGGCCGAACTCGTCGGCAGGGACCTGACGGAGCACGGATACCGCGTCGAGTGCGCCCTGCTGCAGTCCGTCGGGCTCGACACCCGGGCCTGGACGGAGACGGAGCGGAGCGTCGCGTTCCTGCTCAGCGGAGAGATCGTGCGGCGCGAATCACCTCGCTGA
- a CDS encoding GNAT family N-acetyltransferase — protein MTSTFPNISISTERLVLRPLDEDDVPALTAMMNDEQVAAWTHVPQPFTEDDAATWIGDYAPRERTAGRGLDLAVTEFLTQRLVGIIQLTKTNWHVRSTELSYIVAPWARGEGYASEAALATAQWLFGDQKFERLELRTAADNTASQQVAQKIGCISEGVLRGACIARARTDDGVWTDVRTDFIVWSLLPEDLEGAAGPLTDSDGFTTFTDWN, from the coding sequence ATGACGAGCACCTTCCCCAACATCTCCATCAGCACGGAGCGGTTGGTGCTGCGCCCCCTCGACGAGGACGACGTCCCGGCGCTGACCGCGATGATGAACGACGAGCAGGTCGCCGCCTGGACCCACGTCCCCCAGCCCTTCACCGAGGACGACGCCGCCACCTGGATCGGCGACTACGCACCCCGCGAACGCACGGCGGGCCGGGGACTCGACCTCGCCGTCACCGAGTTCCTCACCCAGCGACTGGTCGGCATCATCCAGCTGACCAAGACCAACTGGCACGTACGGTCCACCGAACTGTCCTACATAGTCGCGCCCTGGGCCCGCGGCGAGGGGTACGCCTCCGAGGCGGCCCTCGCCACCGCCCAGTGGCTCTTCGGCGACCAGAAGTTCGAACGCCTCGAACTGCGCACCGCGGCCGACAACACCGCCTCCCAGCAGGTCGCCCAGAAGATCGGCTGCATCAGCGAGGGCGTCCTGCGCGGCGCCTGCATCGCGCGCGCACGCACCGACGACGGGGTCTGGACGGACGTACGCACCGACTTCATCGTGTGGAGCCTGCTGCCCGAGGATCTCGAAGGCGCCGCCGGGCCCCTGACCGACAGCGACGGTTTCACCACCTTCACGGACTGGAACTGA
- a CDS encoding MetQ/NlpA family ABC transporter substrate-binding protein: protein MRNTARITTAVLAAGALTLGLSACGSDKDSASDTSGPLIVAASPTPHAEILDYVKDNLAKDAGLDLEVKEFTDYVTPNTATEDGSVGANYFQTQPYLDDFNKKNGTHIVSVVDVHLEPLGLYSHKVKKADDLKNGATVAVPNDTVNEGRALQLLAANKIITLKDGVGTSATPADITENPKKLEFKELEAAQTPRSLADVDAAVVNGNYAIEADLKPAEDALVLESAKGNPNSNLLAVKEGREDDPRVKKLAKLLNSPEVKKFIQDTYAGAVLPSF from the coding sequence GTGCGCAACACCGCCAGGATCACCACCGCCGTCCTCGCCGCCGGAGCCCTCACCCTCGGCCTGAGTGCCTGCGGCTCGGACAAGGACTCCGCCTCCGACACCTCCGGCCCGCTGATCGTCGCCGCGAGCCCCACCCCGCACGCCGAGATCCTCGACTACGTCAAGGACAACCTGGCGAAGGACGCGGGCCTCGACCTCGAGGTCAAGGAGTTCACCGACTACGTCACGCCGAACACGGCGACCGAGGACGGGTCCGTCGGCGCCAACTACTTCCAGACCCAGCCGTACCTCGACGACTTCAACAAGAAGAACGGCACCCACATCGTGTCCGTCGTCGACGTGCACCTGGAGCCGCTCGGCCTCTACTCCCACAAGGTGAAGAAGGCCGACGACCTGAAGAACGGCGCGACCGTCGCCGTCCCCAACGACACCGTCAACGAGGGCCGCGCGCTGCAACTGCTCGCCGCCAACAAGATCATCACCCTCAAGGACGGCGTCGGAACCTCGGCCACCCCCGCGGACATCACCGAGAACCCGAAGAAGCTCGAGTTCAAGGAGTTGGAGGCGGCCCAGACCCCGCGCTCCCTGGCCGACGTGGACGCGGCGGTCGTCAACGGCAACTACGCCATCGAGGCCGACCTGAAGCCCGCCGAGGACGCCCTCGTCCTGGAGAGCGCCAAGGGCAACCCGAACAGCAACCTCCTCGCCGTCAAGGAGGGCCGGGAGGACGACCCGCGCGTCAAGAAGCTCGCGAAGCTCCTCAACTCGCCCGAGGTGAAGAAGTTCATCCAGGACACGTACGCCGGCGCCGTCCTGCCGTCCTTCTGA
- a CDS encoding methionine ABC transporter permease, translating into MNWSQMQPLLEQASWETLIMVGWSTLIAVVLGLPLGVLLVLTDRGGLLQNVLVNKVIGQIVNIGRSMPFIILMVALMSFTRWVTGTTIGSEAAIVPLAIGGIPFFARLVETAVREVDGGLVEAVQSMGGNTWTIVRKVLVPESLPSLIASTTTTVIALIGYSAMAGTVGGGGLGDLAVRYGYQRFDPGFMWITVALLAVAISLIQFAGDYAARTLHRRGRGGGAGPRLRLLKAKEPAAADVSRVA; encoded by the coding sequence GTGAACTGGTCGCAGATGCAGCCGCTGCTGGAGCAGGCCTCCTGGGAAACCCTGATCATGGTCGGCTGGTCCACCCTGATCGCCGTCGTCCTCGGACTCCCGCTCGGCGTCCTCCTCGTCCTCACCGACCGGGGCGGCCTGCTGCAGAACGTCCTGGTCAACAAGGTCATCGGGCAGATCGTGAACATCGGCCGCTCGATGCCGTTCATCATCCTCATGGTCGCGCTGATGAGCTTCACCCGCTGGGTCACCGGCACCACCATCGGCAGCGAGGCCGCGATCGTGCCCCTCGCCATCGGCGGCATCCCGTTCTTCGCCCGGCTCGTCGAGACCGCCGTGCGCGAGGTCGACGGAGGGCTCGTCGAGGCCGTCCAGTCCATGGGCGGCAACACCTGGACCATCGTCCGCAAGGTCCTGGTCCCCGAGTCGCTGCCGTCCCTGATCGCCTCCACCACCACCACGGTCATCGCCCTCATCGGCTACTCGGCCATGGCCGGGACCGTCGGCGGCGGCGGACTCGGCGACCTCGCCGTCCGCTACGGCTACCAGCGCTTCGACCCCGGCTTCATGTGGATCACCGTCGCGCTCCTCGCCGTCGCCATCTCCCTCATCCAGTTCGCCGGCGACTACGCGGCCCGCACCCTGCACCGCCGCGGCCGCGGCGGTGGCGCGGGACCCAGGCTCCGGCTGCTCAAGGCCAAGGAGCCCGCGGCGGCCGACGTGAGCAGGGTCGCGTGA
- a CDS encoding methionine ABC transporter ATP-binding protein translates to MITTSGLTKVYRSRGREVTALDGVDLHVREGEVYGVIGQSGAGKSSLIRCVNLLERPTAGTVTVAGQDLTALAGRGPRAGRELRQARSRIGMVFQHFNLLSSRTVRDNVELPLEILGTSGKERSRKALELLDLVGLADKAGAYPAQLSGGQKQRVGIARALAGDPKVLLSDEATSALDPETTRSILQLLRDLNRQLGLTVLLITHEMDVVKSICDSAALMDRGRIVESGTVGELLATPGSELAAALFPVGGEPTGDDRTVLDVTFHGEAATQPVISQLSRTYNIDISILGAAIDTVGGLQVGRMRIELPGRYEDNVVPVGFLREQGLQIDVVNEAPDATAAPADPTAPASLVKEGAK, encoded by the coding sequence GTGATCACCACATCGGGCCTCACCAAGGTCTATCGTTCACGCGGCCGTGAGGTCACCGCCCTGGACGGCGTCGACCTGCACGTCCGCGAGGGCGAGGTGTACGGCGTCATCGGCCAGTCCGGCGCCGGCAAGTCCTCGCTCATCCGCTGCGTCAACCTCCTGGAGCGCCCCACCGCCGGCACGGTGACCGTCGCCGGGCAGGACCTCACCGCGCTGGCCGGCCGCGGCCCCCGCGCCGGCCGGGAGCTGCGGCAGGCGCGCAGCCGCATCGGCATGGTCTTCCAGCACTTCAACCTGCTCTCCTCCCGGACCGTGCGGGACAACGTCGAACTGCCGCTGGAAATCCTCGGCACATCCGGGAAGGAACGTTCCCGCAAGGCGCTGGAACTGCTCGACCTCGTCGGTCTCGCCGACAAGGCCGGGGCCTACCCCGCCCAGCTCTCCGGCGGCCAGAAGCAGCGCGTCGGCATCGCCCGCGCCCTGGCCGGCGACCCCAAGGTCCTCCTCTCCGACGAGGCCACCAGCGCCCTCGACCCGGAGACCACCCGCTCCATCCTCCAACTGCTGCGCGACCTGAACCGGCAGCTCGGACTGACCGTCCTGCTCATCACCCACGAGATGGACGTCGTCAAGAGCATCTGCGACTCCGCCGCCCTCATGGACCGGGGCCGCATCGTCGAGTCCGGCACGGTCGGCGAACTCCTCGCCACCCCGGGCTCCGAACTGGCCGCCGCGCTCTTCCCGGTCGGCGGCGAGCCCACCGGCGACGACCGCACCGTCCTCGACGTCACCTTCCACGGCGAGGCCGCCACCCAACCGGTCATCTCCCAGCTCTCCCGCACCTACAACATCGACATATCGATCCTCGGTGCCGCCATCGACACCGTCGGCGGCCTCCAGGTCGGCCGGATGCGCATCGAACTGCCCGGCCGCTACGAGGACAACGTCGTACCCGTCGGCTTCCTGCGCGAACAGGGGCTCCAGATCGACGTGGTGAACGAGGCGCCGGACGCGACGGCCGCGCCCGCCGACCCGACCGCGCCCGCCTCGCTCGTGAAGGAAGGTGCCAAGTGA
- a CDS encoding GNAT family N-acetyltransferase yields MGMSVTISAATGADAEQIFRLQYLCFQSEAALYANYRIDPLVQTLDSVREEVAADCVFVARLGDEVVGSVRGRVTEDGAASIGKLCVHPRLQGHGIGARLLRAAESSLGEERGAKRFRLHTGHRSESNLRLYRRVGYERVGTAEGADGVLMIVLEKAAGTYATTA; encoded by the coding sequence ATGGGCATGAGCGTGACCATCTCGGCGGCGACCGGAGCGGACGCCGAGCAGATCTTCCGGCTGCAGTACCTCTGCTTCCAGAGCGAGGCGGCGCTGTACGCCAACTACCGCATCGACCCGCTGGTCCAGACCCTGGACTCGGTGCGCGAGGAGGTCGCCGCCGACTGCGTCTTCGTGGCGCGGCTCGGCGACGAGGTCGTCGGTTCGGTGCGGGGGCGGGTGACCGAGGACGGTGCGGCGTCCATCGGCAAGCTGTGCGTCCACCCCCGCCTCCAGGGGCACGGCATCGGGGCCCGGCTGCTGCGCGCCGCCGAGTCCAGCCTGGGGGAGGAGCGCGGCGCCAAGCGCTTCCGGCTGCACACCGGGCACCGCAGCGAGAGCAACCTGCGCCTGTACCGGCGGGTCGGCTACGAGAGGGTGGGGACCGCCGAGGGCGCGGACGGCGTACTCATGATCGTCCTGGAGAAGGCGGCCGGAACGTACGCGACCACGGCCTGA
- a CDS encoding sigma-70 family RNA polymerase sigma factor: protein MSHDLVTSLRPLLTAEASAEAYASGVEPGDLEQAVWLRLLERLQADGPPHDPHRWLRSAVRTEARRTRRTARDERPYGTEPAGAAEHEPEQLALTAARHRALRDAVRRLPGRCPRLLEALLSPRDLTYREIAGELGISQGSLGPERSRCLGCLRRLLTPEVAAR, encoded by the coding sequence ATGTCGCACGACCTGGTCACCTCTCTGCGCCCCCTGCTCACCGCCGAGGCCTCGGCCGAGGCATATGCGTCCGGAGTCGAGCCCGGCGACCTCGAACAGGCGGTCTGGCTGCGCCTGCTGGAACGCCTCCAGGCCGACGGCCCGCCCCACGACCCGCACCGCTGGCTGCGCAGCGCCGTCCGCACCGAGGCCCGCCGCACCCGCCGTACGGCGCGCGACGAGCGGCCGTACGGGACCGAACCCGCCGGGGCCGCCGAGCACGAGCCCGAGCAGCTCGCGCTCACCGCGGCCCGGCACCGCGCCCTGCGCGACGCCGTGCGCCGACTGCCCGGACGCTGCCCCCGGCTGCTGGAGGCGCTGTTGTCGCCGCGGGACCTCACATACCGGGAGATCGCGGGGGAGTTGGGTATCTCACAGGGCAGTCTCGGTCCGGAACGCTCCCGATGTCTGGGATGTCTGCGGCGATTGCTGACGCCGGAGGTTGCGGCCCGCTGA
- a CDS encoding glycerophosphodiester phosphodiesterase yields MATRDSDERAGGGTGRRALLGAAVLGAGGAVLGVPGAASAAGPRHGGGHGGLKGLPVPTVIGHRGASGYRPEHTFGSYELALDLGADIVEAGDLVPTRDGHLVCRHEPEIGGTTDVADHPEFADRRRTKTLDGASVTGWFTEDFTLAELKTLRAVERIPANRPHNTLYDGRWEIPTFEEVLRWQNDQTRRRGKQVWIYPELKHPTYFRKLGLGTEERLARLLRRYGKDRRNSPVIIQSFEPTSIQRMNKLVANPLAVLLSGANSRPWDFVETGDPRTTADLVTPEGLKEIASYAQGIGPTLDLIIPKDSTGRLTEPTTLVRDAHRAGLILHPYTMRNENPFLPAEFRKGADPDAYGDAFGAFRTYFATGIDGVFTDNPDTGVLARADFVND; encoded by the coding sequence ATGGCAACGCGGGACTCGGACGAGCGGGCGGGCGGCGGCACCGGACGGCGGGCGCTCCTCGGCGCGGCGGTGCTCGGCGCGGGCGGGGCCGTCCTGGGCGTGCCCGGCGCCGCGAGCGCCGCCGGCCCCCGGCACGGCGGCGGACACGGCGGCCTGAAGGGGCTGCCCGTCCCGACCGTCATCGGGCACCGCGGCGCCAGCGGCTACCGCCCCGAGCACACCTTCGGCTCCTACGAGCTGGCCCTGGACCTGGGCGCCGACATCGTGGAGGCCGGCGACCTGGTCCCGACCCGGGACGGTCACCTCGTCTGCCGGCACGAGCCGGAGATCGGCGGCACCACCGACGTCGCCGACCACCCCGAGTTCGCCGACCGCAGACGCACCAAGACACTCGACGGCGCCTCGGTCACCGGCTGGTTCACCGAGGACTTCACGCTCGCCGAACTCAAGACGCTCCGCGCCGTCGAGCGCATCCCGGCCAACCGGCCCCACAACACCCTCTACGACGGCCGGTGGGAGATCCCCACCTTCGAGGAGGTGCTCCGCTGGCAGAACGACCAGACCCGCAGGCGCGGCAAGCAGGTCTGGATCTACCCCGAACTCAAGCACCCCACCTACTTCCGCAAGCTGGGCCTGGGCACGGAGGAGCGCCTGGCACGGCTGCTGCGCCGGTACGGCAAGGACCGCCGGAACTCGCCCGTCATCATCCAGTCCTTCGAGCCCACCAGCATCCAGCGGATGAACAAGCTGGTCGCCAACCCCCTCGCCGTCCTGCTGTCCGGCGCGAACAGCCGCCCCTGGGACTTCGTCGAGACCGGCGACCCGCGCACGACCGCCGACCTCGTCACGCCCGAGGGCCTGAAGGAGATCGCCTCCTACGCGCAGGGCATCGGCCCCACCCTCGACCTGATCATCCCGAAGGACTCCACCGGCCGCCTCACCGAGCCGACGACACTCGTCCGCGACGCGCACCGCGCGGGCCTGATCCTGCACCCCTACACGATGCGCAACGAAAACCCCTTCCTGCCCGCGGAGTTCCGCAAGGGCGCCGACCCCGACGCCTACGGCGACGCCTTCGGCGCGTTCCGGACGTACTTCGCCACCGGCATCGACGGCGTCTTCACCGACAACCCGGACACGGGCGTGCTGGCCCGTGCGGACTTCGTCAACGACTGA